CCTAAATTAGATATGCCTGGGGAGGAGGACGAATGTTTCAATGGGGAATCTGCACGTTTTGCTGTCCTGACCCTTGGAGTTTGTGTCTTGAGTTGTTGTAATCTGTTAATTTCCTCATCTTTCTTTGCAATTTTATGTTTGAGCACTGAGAGCTGTGGGGTGGAAAGGATATTACAAATAAAAAGATTATGTATAACACTGGTGGTGAGAAGAATGGTATTTACAATTTCGACATTCGATTTGAAAGAAAAATCTCTACTTAAGTCTCACCCCATTGGATAATATAGAGAATAAACATTGGTAATCCATATCTAGCGCCCTGTATAAATAAGGGATGGACAAAAGGAAAACAATAATTTATCACCTGTTCCATACATTCTCTAATATCTTTGCCTTCTTTATTCGCCTTTGAAGCACCTAGTTCCACTCCAGAAACTCTTTCAGCAAACTTCAAAGTACTTAAAGTCTCCGAATAAGATGAGACATCTGGGTTGATCTGCACAAACATCAAGGTTTTTGCATGGCCGCCTGCAGATGAAAACTGTTAGGTGAGTAACCGATAACATGTAAGAAGTATATAGAACAATCAGCAATGGTAAGCACCCAAAGAACTCTGTAGGACTTGTGTAAGTTTGCTGTTCCGGTACGGTACATGAGCATTCTTCTGCGATAGAGAAAATATGACGTCTCCAAGAGCGGACAAAGATTTGTTGATGTGTTGTGCTTCTTTGAGTCTATTGCCTGTAACAGCAGATCGGTCCACTCTCTCACTCCCAGCAAGATCAACAAGATGCAGTGCACCACCAATAGTAGCTCCTGTTTTCAAATCGACACCTCGAATGTGTGTGGTAACAACACTGCAGAATTAATCAAAGTAACTCTACTTTTAAAATAATCATAATAAACAATGTAACTAGATTATGGGACATGAAAATAAACCTGTGAGATCTGCTGCTTCTTTCATTCAACACTGTCGAACCCACTGCTCTGTTCGCAAGTCCTATTCTCATTAACTCAATAACATCGGATGTTGAATTAACAGGATGCAACGTTGCATCAGGAACGACAAGCCCATTGGGTTGGCTGGCATTCATAATCTCTAGCGTGTAGGAGTTAAAGGAAAAAGAGGATGTTTTAATAAACTCTAATTCCATTTGAAATATGTCAATGATTTGAGTGATATGCTATTATAAAATGTACAGATAACTAAGAGTACATCATGGATGATAAAAGGATGTCCAACTTATTTTTGAGTTTCTACATATGTTCACTTGAACTGAATCAACTTAACTACTCCATCCAATTCCAAATGTAGGTCGTTTTAGAGCTCGAAACTTCTTTAACTTACCCATCAATACACGGAAAGTCATATATATTGATACCACATGGTTGACGTTATTAGTTTATCATGAAAAATAGTTTCGTAATATAAGTTTTTCTATCAAAATAGTATGTATTTTACAAAATTGCAAATCAAAGTGTCATACCGAAGACCGTGTCAATGTCCTAAACACCCTACATTTCGAATTATAGGGAATAGTTCATAGCCAACTAGGCTCATCAGAAGAGGAAGGTAATACATATAATAAACTAGGTTCATCGAATTTATCATAAGCCACTTGCAGAAAGTGTTGACATGTGAATTCAATAAATGAAGGAAGGGGAAAAAGGATATTTCTTCTCTGAACCATTGCTGCCAAGAAGATCTCGAATTTGCTCATTGTATATCTCAATCATTTGAACATTTATTTCATACATGATGGTATCCCCACGATTATGTGAAATATGGAAGAGATCATTCAGAGCTCTATAATTGACACCCCGTTCATTCTCTGTTGCATTTTCAGGTCCAGTCTGGGATAATTGCAGAAaggaaaatacattattacattatAACTGAAAAGAAAAGACCCATTTTGGtcgtttcaaaaaaagaaaagacccattttctcaaaaaaaaaaaactattcagATGAAGATATTTGTATAATTGTATCCAGTGCATCATACCATTGTGTATGTTTTCCCTGATCCAGTTTGACCATATGCAAAAATGCAAACATTATAACCATCAAGAACTGATCTGATAAGGGGTTCAATGTCCTTGAAGACCTCATctagaaaagagaaaaggaaAGGGCAGGGCAAATGTGGTGTGTTAGCATTCCAAAAATACGATCCTTACCAGATGAAATGAAGTTATCAGTAACCAAAGCACATGGATATTGCATAGGTCACATTCATTCGTACCTTGAGAAGCAGTGGGGCCAAGAATTTTGTTGAATTTGAACGACTTGCTCCCCTCCTTTCCCTGTCGTGTGGGATTTGCAATTACCAGATCCCCATTATCACCAACATATTCAATTATAGTAGATTTCTGATCCTCCCCAGGAAGAAAAGGCCTTATCCGGCAGTAGACTCTTATATTTCCTGGTCAAGAATAATAAAAACTCGAAAAAATTCATAAAATTAAGAAGATGCATATTCAAATAAGTTATCCTTTGTTTGCAGAGTCACCTTTTAGTTCCTGAATCTCGTTGTACAGTTTTCTATTTTCTTCTAGAGAAGCATGATAATTTTCAGAATCATTTACCAGTATGTTGAGACTTTGTCCTGCAGAGTTCATATGAATATGAAAGTTATAAAATGCCAATTACAGTAAATGTATGCAATGTAAAATAAAATCACATGCTGCACTGAAACATACCAAGGCCATTAAGTTCTTCGGACCATCTTTTCTGGCAGTTTTGGATTTCATGCCTAATGGAAACAGAAGATAACCTCAAATCCTGATAGGGGAGAAGTTTTAATTTCAATTTCTCACATCATGATGTTTTAAAAGAAAGATTGAGAACCAAAGGATAATTTAACCAAGCACTACCTGGATGTTCTGTATTTGTAGACCTAAAAATTGGTTCACCATGATTTCCTTCTGCTTCCAAGTATCCATTCTAGATGCTAACACTTCCTCCAgatctcttcttttctttctagAATCTTCGAGCATTAGATCTACTTCTTTTATTCTATGTTCAAAGCATTTGCTTGCCTGCAAAGCACTACTCTCCAGTTCTTGAATATGTGTCTTATGAGATTCCCTTGCTAATGAAAGCTCTTGCCTGAGTTTTGATATTATATTGTCACTATTCTCCTTGTCCTTTTGAAGCTTAAGCACCTCCTCCTTTGTAGATTCTAACTGGTTGTGGTTCTCTTTATATGATGATTTTACAGCTTCCAATTCGCTCTTTAGTTTCATAATTGTATTGTTAGTATTATCTTCTTTCTCCTTCATCATCCTAATGGTTTCATCGTTATATTTAGTTGATTTGTCCACAAGTGCATCTGCTGACTGATCTCTGCCATCAATCTTCCCCTTCCTCAAGGTAACCATCTCGTCTTTCTCCTTAATCAGCATAACCATTTCTTCCTTCTCCTTCATCAATCTTATTATATCTTCCTTATCTTTCAACAGCCTAGCCATATCTTCCTTATCCTTTGTCAATCTAGTTACATCTTCCTTCTCAGTCATCAAGCTTGACATATCTTTGTCAACTAATCCTCTTTCTTCAGTTCTGCTTTTATCTATCTGAAGAATGAAAgtgatttaaaaaaaatcaatcatTCACGCAAAGGAGGCTTAAATTAAGCCACGCCTTGTTCGGGAAGCTCAATCTTGTGGTGCATTTAAGCTGAACCTCCACTGAACTATCAATGCTTATTTGCTAACAAGCCCTTCTACAGAATTCAGATCAAATGAACAATTCTAGAGCAAACAGTAGCAAGAACTCGATTTAAATATACGAACAGGTAACAATTTTTTGGACAAGAGACAAACCTTCATCTGGAGCACATGATCTTCAACCTGAAAATCAATATAAAGAAAGAGATCCGTTATTAATGTCAAAAGGTTTTGTTTTTATCGAAAGTGCAGAAGACTCATCTTAATAGGTTTCAAATGAAAACTGGAACTTATGTTAAACTTTACATTTATTTTTCCATTTGCTGCACTTGAGTTTATTTGTATTTGTCCACCTGTCCCGCTTGCAAGTGCCTCTAGTACTCTTATCCTTGATTTATATTTCTCTTCACGTGCTCTGATAAGGTTATTTTGCTGCCATACAAGTAAGAGTTACAACAAGAATAATCCGAAAATATAAGTATGAAATAGTATTGCTTACATTTCTTATGTGTTCTGCCTGAGTTGAAATGCGGCGTTCAATCTCCAGTATTACCTTTCTCAACAAGCAAGCGATATGCTGTGCAAAGAATGTTATCTTTTTATTCAAGGGGATGAAAGAAGTATAAAACAAAATGTACCAAAGTAATCATGTATGAAAAGAAACAACTAACTGTATTGCTTTTGAGTAGCCTACATAAGGAATTTCTCCATTCTTATTCTCAATGATCTCGTCAAGGACGCCATTCACAAAACTCAGAAGTGACTGAGTAGGGGCATTCTGTAAAATTGGTTCCATGTTCCATGATGCAAAGAATAAAAACATCAGATTTTGTGCTGACATTATCTCACGTACATTTCAGAAAGAATTACTATATTCCACTTACATCCAAGTTGGTGGATTTCATCATCTCCAAAATTTTAGAAATAGGCATGTCAGAGTAAATTCCTTGTCTCAGATGGAATACTTCATGAAAATTGTGTCCAGTGTGCCTTGAAATAGAAGATAGTTCAGGCCTTGATAATGGAGATGATGATGGTTCTACAATAAGAAAAGATATTTCAACTGATAAGCCTGCTTCACATCTTAACCTCCCATTGCAAGGACCAACGATAAATCATCGTATGAATTTAGTTATCTACATGTGACTACAGTTTTCACTGATAAATATGGTTTGTTTTACATTTTCATATTGCAAAACTAATAGAATAGCTCTGCTCAGCTCGCTCTGTATCCCTCAGTGTTACTGCTGAAAGCTGGACatgtagaaaaaaaaaatcttaccTGACGTAGCTGGACTTCTGGAGACCTTTGGTATGCTCCCTTTCACCTTTTCTCCAAACTCAGAATTTTGAGTACAATGGCCGTTCTCCCTTATGGGAAGCTCCATGCTGCGCATCCTAAATTTTCCTTCAAGGCTACAATGCCAGCCTTCCCCAACATTGGAACCAAACCGATCCCTCAGTGCAAGAAGACAGACTATGACAGCTGACATTGGGCCCTGGATCAATGCCAATCAAATAAGAGCAGGTAGATAATTTTTTC
The nucleotide sequence above comes from Miscanthus floridulus cultivar M001 chromosome 18, ASM1932011v1, whole genome shotgun sequence. Encoded proteins:
- the LOC136519542 gene encoding kinesin-like protein KIN-14M isoform X1; amino-acid sequence: MSAASTESPESPERRWRRSEAVAWLRSLLAGSVLPLPPPHASDDDLRAALADGAILGAALRRLGCASTPDQGGASAAAAAGSDVERFVAAVERLELPSFAASDLDKGPMSAVIVCLLALRDRFGSNVGEGWHCSLEGKFRMRSMELPIRENGHCTQNSEFGEKVKGSIPKVSRSPATSEPSSSPLSRPELSSISRHTGHNFHEVFHLRQGIYSDMPISKILEMMKSTNLDNAPTQSLLSFVNGVLDEIIENKNGEIPYHIACLLRKVILEIERRISTQAEHIRNQNNLIRAREEKYKSRIRVLEALASGTGGQIQINSSAANGKINVEDHVLQMKIDKSRTEERGLVDKDMSSLMTEKEDVTRLTKDKEDMARLLKDKEDIIRLMKEKEEMVMLIKEKDEMVTLRKGKIDGRDQSADALVDKSTKYNDETIRMMKEKEDNTNNTIMKLKSELEAVKSSYKENHNQLESTKEEVLKLQKDKENSDNIISKLRQELSLARESHKTHIQELESSALQASKCFEHRIKEVDLMLEDSRKKRRDLEEVLASRMDTWKQKEIMVNQFLGLQIQNIQDLRLSSVSIRHEIQNCQKRWSEELNGLGQSLNILVNDSENYHASLEENRKLYNEIQELKGNIRVYCRIRPFLPGEDQKSTIIEYVGDNGDLVIANPTRQGKEGSKSFKFNKILGPTASQDEVFKDIEPLIRSVLDGYNVCIFAYGQTGSGKTYTMTGPENATENERGVNYRALNDLFHISHNRGDTIMYEINVQMIEIYNEQIRDLLGSNGSEKKLEIMNASQPNGLVVPDATLHPVNSTSDVIELMRIGLANRAVGSTVLNERSSRSHSVVTTHIRGVDLKTGATIGGALHLVDLAGSERVDRSAVTGNRLKEAQHINKSLSALGDVIFSLSQKNAHVPYRNSKLTQVLQSSLGGHAKTLMFVQINPDVSSYSETLSTLKFAERVSGVELGASKANKEGKDIRECMEQLSVLKHKIAKKDEEINRLQQLKTQTPRVRTAKRADSPLKHSSSSPGISNLGSKIHHRRTASSGKAMSIGSRAGSDNFSDISDRHSESGSMQSVDDILPHRGIMGLPKLSFGAMGQNSADPELVCFGYADSEERLSDISDSGLSMGTETDVSGSSIVELTRFQEQENTSRTQKEQESALKTPNDRLSKVATRVQKTTAPKPAQTFLWPKLRDPPTLRSPRRITATQTISAPRTSSTSKRWT
- the LOC136519542 gene encoding kinesin-like protein KIN-14M isoform X2, encoding MPISKILEMMKSTNLDNAPTQSLLSFVNGVLDEIIENKNGEIPYHIACLLRKVILEIERRISTQAEHIRNQNNLIRAREEKYKSRIRVLEALASGTGGQIQINSSAANGKINVEDHVLQMKIDKSRTEERGLVDKDMSSLMTEKEDVTRLTKDKEDMARLLKDKEDIIRLMKEKEEMVMLIKEKDEMVTLRKGKIDGRDQSADALVDKSTKYNDETIRMMKEKEDNTNNTIMKLKSELEAVKSSYKENHNQLESTKEEVLKLQKDKENSDNIISKLRQELSLARESHKTHIQELESSALQASKCFEHRIKEVDLMLEDSRKKRRDLEEVLASRMDTWKQKEIMVNQFLGLQIQNIQDLRLSSVSIRHEIQNCQKRWSEELNGLGQSLNILVNDSENYHASLEENRKLYNEIQELKGNIRVYCRIRPFLPGEDQKSTIIEYVGDNGDLVIANPTRQGKEGSKSFKFNKILGPTASQDEVFKDIEPLIRSVLDGYNVCIFAYGQTGSGKTYTMTGPENATENERGVNYRALNDLFHISHNRGDTIMYEINVQMIEIYNEQIRDLLGSNGSEKKLEIMNASQPNGLVVPDATLHPVNSTSDVIELMRIGLANRAVGSTVLNERSSRSHSVVTTHIRGVDLKTGATIGGALHLVDLAGSERVDRSAVTGNRLKEAQHINKSLSALGDVIFSLSQKNAHVPYRNSKLTQVLQSSLGGHAKTLMFVQINPDVSSYSETLSTLKFAERVSGVELGASKANKEGKDIRECMEQLSVLKHKIAKKDEEINRLQQLKTQTPRVRTAKRADSPLKHSSSSPGISNLGSKIHHRRTASSGKAMSIGSRAGSDNFSDISDRHSESGSMQSVDDILPHRGIMGLPKLSFGAMGQNSADPELVCFGYADSEERLSDISDSGLSMGTETDVSGSSIVELTRFQEQENTSRTQKEQESALKTPNDRLSKVATRVQKTTAPKPAQTFLWPKLRDPPTLRSPRRITATQTISAPRTSSTSKRWT
- the LOC136519542 gene encoding kinesin-like protein KIN-14M isoform X3, translated to MSAASTESPESPERRWRRSEAVAWLRSLLAGSVLPLPPPHASDDDLRAALADGAILGAALRRLGCASTPDQGGASAAAAAGSDVERFVAAVERLELPSFAASDLDKGPMSAVIVCLLALRDRFGSNVGEGWHCSLEGKFRMRSMELPIRENGHCTQNSEFGEKVKGSIPKVSRSPATSEPSSSPLSRPELSSISRHTGHNFHEVFHLRQGIYSDMPISKILEMMKSTNLDNAPTQSLLSFVNGVLDEIIENKNGEIPYHIACLLRKVILEIERRISTQAEHIRNQNNLIRAREEKYKSRIRVLEALASGTGGQIQINSSAANGKINVEDHVLQMKIDKSRTEERGLVDKDMSSLMTEKEDVTRLTKDKEDMARLLKDKEDIIRLMKEKEEMVMLIKEKDEMVTLRKGKIDGRDQSADALVDKSTKYNDETIRMMKEKEDNTNNTIMKLKSELEAVKSSYKENHNQLESTKEEVLKLQKDKENSDNIISKLRQELSLARESHKTHIQELESSALQASKCFEHRIKEVDLMLEDSRKKRRDLEEVLASRMDTWKQKEIMVNQFLGLQIQNIQDLRLSSVSIRHEIQNCQKRWSEELNGLGQSLNILVNDSENYHASLEENRKLYNEIQELKGNIRVYCRIRPFLPGEDQKSTIIEYVGDNGDLVIANPTRQGKEGSKSFKFNKILGPTASQDEVFKDIEPLIRSVLDGYNVCIFAYGQTGSGKTYTMTGPENATENERGVNYRALNDLFHISHNRGDTIMYEINVQMIEIYNEQIRDLLGSNGSEKKLEIMNASQPNGLVVPDATLHPVNSTSDVIELMRIGLANRAVGSTVLNERSSRSHSVVTTHIRGVDLKTGATIGGALHLVDLAGSERVDRSAVTGNRLKEAQHINKSLSALGDVIFSLSQKNAHVPYRNSKLTQVLQSSLGGHAKTLMFVQINPDVSSYSETLSTLKFAERVSGVELGASKANKEGKDIRESLSAQT